In Odontesthes bonariensis isolate fOdoBon6 chromosome 9, fOdoBon6.hap1, whole genome shotgun sequence, the following proteins share a genomic window:
- the rnf26 gene encoding E3 ubiquitin-protein ligase RNF26 translates to MGLINFVISTVGKFLDAACVLFDLNFLIVHTVVRTVVAVITFINNLPALLINTVLQLGNFLLFFTISVAEATSDLAHSSVTLCGSVVLALEGLLESLKMMGYLSMHVLLRGKEHLCRGLVSVLEGCGIAVSLVVYFTNTVVNFALIATQNIYLAVVGVWHTVSSPLQKVLELTLTSLTFLYSCLAGTSAFLWSPCKLVLDFLVSLVHMFISIFILNIYGLLLTVTITLTTTAYLNPGLTRLAALRILDYIYSFPVVRRVHLSLYRLASALWSIQQFLRRNIQHLQRILRHRYLPERGFWQQLSQHSGQLRLALRTQFHRDNSNRVRGDGDPGEERRDPPDGRAGDGAHQELHDLVFPSSSTDRPLKKQSPSGKDSKPLPAENLLTLLKEQEERKKCVICQDCIKTVVLLPCRHLCLCRDCTDILMRQPIYQQNCPLCRHMILNTMDVYL, encoded by the coding sequence ATGGGTTTGATTAACTTTGTGATATCCACAGTTGGAAAATTCCTGGACGCTGCCTGCGTACTGTTTGACCTGAACTTTCTGATCGTCCACACCGTGGTGCGGACTGTCGTGGCGGTTATCACTTTTATTAACAACCTGCCCGCCCTCCTTATTAACACGGTACTACAGCTGGGGAACTTCCTCCTGTTTTTCACCATCTCCGTGGCAGAGGCAACATCAGACCTGGCTCACAGTTCAGTCACCTTGTGCGGAAGCGTGGTGCTGGCTCTGGAGGGGCTGCTGGAGAGCCTGAAGATGATGGGTTATCTGTCCATGCATGTCCTGCTTCGGGGGAAGGAGCACCTGTGTCGGGGTCTGGTATCAGTGCTGGAGGGCTGTGGCATTGCTGTCAGCCTGGTTGTCTACTTCACCAACACAGTAGTAAACTTTGCACTTATTGCCACCCAGAACATCTACCTGGCAGTGGTCGGTGTGTGGCACACAGTGTCCAGCCCACTGCAGAAGGTGCTGGAGCTCACCCTGACCTCCCTCACTTTTCTATACAGCTGCTTGGCCGGTACATCAGCTTTCCTGTGGTCTCCCTGTAAACTGGTTTTGGATTTTCTGGTTTCCCTGGTGCACATGTTCATCAGTATTTTCATACTGAACATCTATGGCCTCCTGCTCACTGTCACTATCACTCTCACGACCACCGCCTACCTGAATCCAGGACTGACCCGACTGGCAGCTCTGCGCATTCTGGATTACATTTACTCTTTTCCTGTGGTGCGTAGAGTGCATCTGTCTCTCTACCGTCTTGCATCAGCCCTGTGGAGTATCCAGCAGTTCCTACGTCGCAACATACAACACCTGCAAAGGATTCTCCGTCACCGCTACCTACCGGAGAGAGGATTTTGGCAGCAGCTGTCTCAACACAGTGGCCAGCTGCGCCTGGCACTGCGGACACAGTTCCACAGGGACAATAGCAACAGAGTGAGAGGTGACGGTGATCCTGGAGAGGAGAGGCGGGACCCACCAGACGGACGAGCTGGAGATGGAGCCCACCAGGAGCTGCACGATTTAGTTTTCCCCTCATCCAGCACAGACAGGCCGCTAAAGAAGCAGTCACCTTCAGGCAAAGACAGTAAACCCCTACCTGCTGAGAATCTGCTTACTCTGCTAAAGGAGCAGGAAGAGAGAAAGAAGTGTGTGATCTGTCAGGACTGTATCAAAACGGTGGTGCTGTTGCCATGCAGACACCTCTGCCTGTGTAGAGACTGTACAGACATCCTTATGAGGCAGCCTATATACCAACAGAACTGCCCTCTCTGTCGTCACATGATCCTCAACACGATGGATGTGTATCTATGA
- the c1qtnf5 gene encoding complement C1q tumor necrosis factor-related protein 5 → MISLRLFPLLHSFLVLQVHFSSQLEDNKIPASLCTGQPGIPGSPGVHGSSGQPGRDGRDGRDAAPGEKGQRGDTGYQGETGVRGLTGDKGDAGGKGERGQPGECAVAPKSAFSVKLSQGLSASLIVGETVRFDTIVLNEQGDYNIETGRFTCKVPGVYYFAVHATVYRASLQFDLMKNAHAIASYFQFYGNWPKPASLSGGSLLHLVPGDQVWVQMALSEYNGFYSSTKTDSTFTGFLVYSDWKNSAVFA, encoded by the exons ATGATCTCACTCAGGCTGTTCCCCTTATTGCACTCTTTCCTCGTCCTACAAGTCCATTTTTCCAGCCAGTTGGAGGACAACAAGATCCCTGCCAGTCTGTGTACTGGTCAGCCGGGCATCCCCGGCTCTCCTGGGGTTCATGGAAGCTCTGGTCAGCCGGGAAGAGATGGAAGGGATGGGAGGGATGCTGCTCCGGGGGAGAAAGGGCAGAGGGGGGACACAGGGTACCAAG GTGAGACAGGAGTGCGAGGCCTGACTGGAGACAAAGGAGACGCTGGAGGAAAGGGGGAGAGGGGGCAACCAGGAGAGTGTGCAGTGGCTCCCAAATCAGCCTTCAGTGTCAAGCTGTCTCAGGGCCTCTCTGCATCCCTCATTGTGGGCGAGACAGTGCGCTTTGACACGATCGTGCTCAATGAACAGGGGGACTACAACATAGAGACGGGACGCTTCACCTGCAAAGTCCCAGGAGTGTATTACTTTGCCGTCCACGCCACCGTTTACCGTGCCAGTCTGCAGTTTGACCTGATGAAGAACGCACATGCCATAGCatcttattttcagttttatggcAACTGGCCCAAACCGGCGTCTCTGTCCGGCGGCTCCCTGCTTCACCTCGTCCCTGGTGACCAGGTGTGGGTCCAGATGGCTCTCTCAGAGTACAATGGATTTTACTCCAGCACCAAGACAGACAGCACCTTCACCGGCTTCCTGGTGTACTCAGACTGGAAAAACTCTGCTGTGTTTGCATGA